In the genome of Bordetella avium, the window TGCGATATAGGGAATCAAAGCCGAGGCGCGACCCGCCTCGGCGACACGGGAAAAAGCGGCGGCAATTCGTTGGCTCATGGTTATTTACAGCTCAAGGCCCGCGCGTTCGGCAACGGTATGCATATCTTTGTCGCCACGGCCCGACAGGTTGACCAGAATGATCTTATCGCGCGGCAGCGTCGGCGCCATTTTGACGGCCTGTGCAATGGCGTGGGAGGACTCCAGCGCCGGCATGATGCCCTCGATGCGGCAGCAATCATGAAACGCGGCCAGGGCCTCGTCGTCAGTAATGCCGACGTAGCTGGCGCGGCCGCTGTCTTTCAGCCAGGCATGTTCGGGACCGACGCCAGGATAATCCAGGCCAGCGGAAACGGAATGCGTTTCCTGAACCTGACCATCGGCGTTCTGCATCACATAGGTGCGGTTGCCATGCAGCACGCCCACCTGGCCGGCAGCCAGCGATGCCGCGTGACGGCCGGTTTCCATGCCTTCGCCTGCGGCCTCGACACCGATGAGCTGCACATCCTCGTGAGGAATATAGGGATGGAAAATGCCCAAAGCATTGGAGCCGCCCCCCACCGCCGCGACGACATAGTCGGGCTGACGGCCGGCGTCGGCAGGCATTTGCACCAGACACTCTTTGCCGATTACGGTCTGGAAATCCCGCACCATGCGCGGATAGGGGTCCGGACCGGCGACGGTGCCGATAATATAGAAAGTGTTCTCGATGTTGGTGACCCAGTCGCGCATGGCTTCATTGAGCGCGTCTTTCAGGGTGCGCGAGCCCGACTCCACCGGCACGACCTTGGCGCCCAAGAGCTTCATGCGATAGACGTTGGAGGCCTGGCGGCGGACATCTTCGCTGCCCATATACACCACGCACTCCATGCCATAGCGTGCCGCGACCGTAGCGCTGGCCACGCCGTGCTGGCCCGCGCCAGTCTCGGCAATCACGCGGGGCTTGCCCATGCGTCTGGCCAGCAGGGCCTGACCGATACAGTTATTAATCTTGTGCGCGCCGGTATGGTTGAGGTCTTCGCGCTTGAACCAGATCTGGGCGCCGCCCAGCTTTTTCGACCATCGGGCAGCATGATAGACAGGGCTGGGCCGGCCGACGAAATGTCGGAGCTCATAGTTGAACTCTTCGATAAACGTCGGATCGACACGGTACTTGTCGTAGGCGGTTCGCAGCTCGCTCAAGGCGTGCATGAGCGTCTCGGCAACGAAAACGCCACCATAGGGGCCGAAATGCCCCTTCTCGTCCGGAAGGTCGTAAGGTTTCACCTGGGGTCTACCTAAAGATCGCCAGCGCCTATGCAAAGCCGGGCCCTATGCCCGCCATCGATTGGCGCCAGTTCAGAACCTGGCATTTTACCCGAGCACGAGAAACCGGCGTAGGCGCCGGTCTATCCGGGCCTGTTCAAAGGGCTTGACCCAGGCGGCGCAAAAAGTTTTCGCAGTCGGCCAACTGGTCAAGCGCCACATATTCGTTGGGCTTGTGCGCCTGCTCGATATGACCCGGACCGCACACCACGGTGGGAATGCCCATGCCCTGGAACAAGCCTGCTTCGGTGCCATACGCCACCTTGCGCGTCTGGCGGTCGGCGGTCAGTGCGCGCACCAGTTGGGTGATGGCGGCCTCTTCTGAAGCCTCCAGGCCCGGCGCGTACGCGCCCTTTTCAATCTCGATGCGGGCATCACCGAACTCGGCCTGCATGCGCGGCAACAGCGTCTGTTGCACATAGGCCTCGACCTGCGCCTGGATCTGCTCGGCGGGCATGCCCGGCAAATTCCGAAACTCGTAAGAAAACTCACAGAGTTCTGGGATGGTGTTGACCGCGATGCCACCATGAATCTGATTGGTGGTCATGGTCGAGAACGGCACGTCGTAAAACTGATCGTAAGGCCCATTGGCCTTGAAACCATCCGCGAGGTCACGGATGTGGCAGATCAGGCGTGCGGCGTATTCGATGGCATTGCAGCCACGGGGCGTCAGCGAGGAATGCGCCGCCTTGCCATGCACCCGGCAACGAAACAAATTGATGCCCTTGTGGGCCACGACGACCTGCATGCCGGTCGGTTCACCCACCACGCAGCCTTCGGGCCGGATGCCGCGATCATGGAGATCGGCGATCAGATAGGGCGCGCCAGCGCAGCCCACCTCCTCGTCATAGGAGAAGGCCAGATGAATAGGCTTGGTGCGCGGCATGGCCAGGTATTCGGGGACCAAGGCCAGCGACGCGGCGATAAAGCCCTTCATGTCGCAAGACCCGCGGCCATAAAGCCGCCCGTCGGCCTCATAAAGCTTGAACGGGTCCGTGGCCCAATCCTGCCCATCGACCGGGACCACATCGGTGTGCCCGGAAAGCACGATACCGCCCTGGGTATTGCCATCCGCGGCCGGCAGCGTGGCGAAAAGATTCGCCTTATTGCGCTCAGGGCTATGCACCAGCCAGGCCTGAACACCCTGCTGCCCCAGCCAATCGCGGCAGGTTTCTATCAAAGCCAGATTCGAGTTCCGGCTGGTGGTGTCGAAACCAACCAGCGTTTCCAGCCAAGCACGTGCGTTCATGTTGCAAGACCCTGAGATAAATCCTGAGTGTAGGACAGCTATGTAGCGCGCGAATAGCTCGTTTTATGCCTGTCTTCAGCAAGCGGCACAGGGGAAATCCCTAATCAACGGCGGCTGGCCGCCGACACGCCGGCCACCTCGCGCAAGGCGTCGAGCGCCTTTTGCAAAGAGCTCGCGCCACGCACCTCAACGGTAAACACCATATGGGCAAGCGATTGTTTACTCTGGGTATTCACACCCACGACATTCAGCCGCAGGCGGGCGAAGACCTCAGAAAGGTCGCGCAGCAGGCCGGGGCGATCGTGGGCACGCACGCTGATGTCGACCGGGTAGTAGCTATCTGAGGTGTCTCCCCAATCGACCGCAATGACCCGCTCGGGCTCGCGCTCGGCGAGCGCTTTGAAACTATGGCAATCGGCGCGATGAATGGACACACCGCGCCCCCGCGTGACAAAACCCTGGATATCGTCGGGCGGCGCGGGACGGCAGCAACGCGCCAACTGCGTGAGCAAAGATCCGACACCCACCACCAATACACCGCTCTTGCCCGTCTTTTCGGCGCTGTCGGCGCTACGCGCATGCGTGAGCAAAGAGGGCGGCTCTGGCGCGGCTACCGGCTGCTGAAATACGCTGTCGATCTGCCGCAGGCTGAACTCTTCCTTGGCCGCCGCCACATACAAATCATCTGCTTTGGCGAAACCCAGGCTCTGCGCCAACTGCTCCAGGTTGATGGCGGTCTTGCCCAGGCGTTGCAACTCCTTTTCGACCAGGGCTTGGCCCTGGGTGATGCGCTGCTGCAACTCGATGGCGTTAAACCACATGCGCACCTTGGCGCGAGCCCGGGGGCTGGCCAGATAGCCAAGCTGCGGATTCAGCCAATCCCGCGAGGGGCCGCCCGACTTGGCGGCGATGATTTCCACGGTTTGTCCCGTCGACAAACGGGTTTGCAGGGGCACCATCTGCCCATCCACACGGGCTCCCCGGCAGCGGTGGCCAAGATCGGTGTGCAGGTGATAGGCAAAATCCACTGGCGTGGCATCCTGCGGCAGTTCGATCACCCGCGCCTGGGGCGTCAGTACGTAAATACGGTCATCGCCCTGATGCTCAGGCACCTCGCGGGGCGTATGCACGCCATCTTCATTGGCCGCCTCGACATCGCTATTCCAGGCCAACAGTTGGCGCATCCAGGCCAATTGGCGGTCATAGTCGCTCGAGGCCGCCACCTGTCCCCCTTTCGCGCCGGCCTCTTTGTAGCGCCAGTGCGCCGCCATGCCGTACTCGGCGAACTGATGCATTTCCCGCGTGCGGATCTGCACCTCGAACGCACGGCCCTCCTCATCCATGACGACGGTATGCAGCGAGCGATAACCATTGGGCTTGGGCCGGGAAATATAGTCGTCGAACTCTTCGGGGATGGGCGTCCACAGTTCATGCACCAGGGCCAGCGCGGAATAGCAGTCGCGCACGTCATCCACAATGACGCGCAAGGCGCGCAAGTCATAGAGCTTGGAAAAATCCAGGCCTTTGATCCGTGTTTTGTTCCAGATACTGTAGATGTGCTTGGGCCGCCCACTGACCTCGCCCTTGATACCGGCCCGCGCCAGCACAGCCTGAATGCGCGCAATGGTGTCGGTAATGAAGGCCTCGCGCTCGACGCGCTTTTCCTCCAGCAGCCGGGCGATTTCCTTATAGCGATCGGGTTCAAGAAAACGGAAAGACAGGTCTTCCATTTCCCACTTGATCTGCCAGATGCCCAGACGATTGGCCAAGGGCGTGTAGAGATCCAGGGTCTCGCGGGCAAAAGCCGGATTACAGGGCGTTTTGGTTTCCGCATGCCAGCGCAGACTTTGCAGCCGAGAAGCCAGACGCATCAGCACAATGCGCAGGTCGGCCGCCATGGCCAGCAGCATCTTGCGCTGCATTTCTTTCTGAGAACCTGTCACGGCTGCCGTATCGGCCGCCTGGCGTGCCACGACGCCCAATCGCAGCAGGGCACGGGCGCCCTGCACCAGGCGCACCACCTCGGCGCCGAACACCTTGGTCAAAGGATCATTGCGCAGCGGCGATGCGCTCAGGTCAGCGGGCAAGGTCGCCAGCAAAGCGGCCGCACGGGTAGCGGCATCCGTATGCAGATTGGCCAGAATACGCACCACGCACGCCGCATGGTGTGTCAGCGGCTCGCCCGTGATGGCGTTCTGCCCGTCAAAGCGCGGCAAAGCCCAGGCTGCAGCCTGGACCAGCAAATCCATGCCGGCTTCGTCCAGGCCGGCACCGGCCGCCTGGCGCCAGGCCATATCGAAGGGCTCGGTCAACGTTGACGTGTCAGAGGCAGACATAGCGAGTCAGGCTGAGATTCGGGAAAGACAATGAAACAGCGGTGCAACTCTGGACAGCGCAGATACCCTGAGCAGAGCGCCAGACCGAAACTGCGCCATAATCTGGCGGCGCTGTCGCTCCGATCATTTTAGAAATATTTCGCACACTCTACACTACGGGCCAGCAAGCCCACCCGCCAGGCAGCGCAGAGGGGAATATGGATATGTTCAGATGGTTGACAGGCCGTGGTGCATCGCAGGCAGAGGTGCAGGAGATGCAGGCGCGCATTCCCGAGCCGCTATGGCGCGACGTGCTGGCTGCACACCCCTTTTTCGATGCGCTGGACGCCGCCGATCTGGAGGCGCTGCGCGCCCGCGCCGCCTGGCTGCTGGCCAGCAAACAAATCAATGCCGCAGGCTGCCTGGAGCTGAACGACTTCATGCGCCTGTCTATCTGCGCGCAGGCCGCGCTGCCCATTCTCAAACTCAGTCCGCAACTTTATGCCGGTTGGGACGAGATCATTGTCTACCCCAGCGGATTCACTATCCCGCAGGTCATGCAGGACGAAGATGGCGTGGTGCACGAATACCTCGAAGAGGCCGCCGGACAGGCCTGGGATGGCGGCCCGGTGATTCTCTCTTGGGACGACGCGGCAGACGCCCAGGAGGCTTTCAACGTGGTTATCCACGAGTTTGCGCACAAACTGGATTTACGCGCCGGCAGCGCTGACGGCATGCCCGACCTGGGCCCGGGTCTTTCTCCCCGCCAATGGCAGCAGACACTGCAAGACAGCCTCGCGCACTTTCGCCGGGCGCTGGATGAGATCGAGGCGGCCATTCCGCCCGACATCGATCCGGAGAGCCCGGATGCCGATACCTGGTATGGTCAACTCCCGCTCGACCCCTACGCGGCAACGGATGAGGCCGAGTTCTTCGCTGTCAGTTCCGAACATTTCTTCACCGCTCCCTGGCCCTTGGCCGAGGCGATGCCTGATTGGTACGCACTACTGCGCGCCTACTACCAACAAGACCCGCTAGCGAGACTGTCATGAAAGAACTGCTTATCGTGTGGCACTCACGTACGGGCGCGGCGCGCCTGTTAGCTCAAGCGCTGGAAAGCGGCGCCTTGCAGGCTGCGGCCGAGGGGGGCCACAGCGATGATTTCCGGGTGCGGCGGCTGCCAGCTCACGAAGCGCAGGGGCAGGATGTGTTGGCGGCGGATGGCTTGATATTCTGCGCCCCCGAAAACCTCGGCAGCCTGAGCGGCGAAATGAAGGACTTCTTTGACCGCTGCTACTACGCGGTGGACACGCATCTGGCCGGACGCCCCTATGGCGCCGTCATCAGCGCCGGCACGGATGGCGAAGGCGCGGCAAGGCAGATCGAACGTATCTGCACCAGATGGCGACTGAATCGGATCGCCCCGACGCTGGTCGTGCGCAACGGCGCACAGACCCCGGAGGCCATTCTCGCGCCAAAACAACTGGATGGGCCGACAGCCGCCCAAGCGCAGAACCTGGGAGGATTGCTGGCGGCCACCCTGCTGCTGGGGGCCCTCCCTGCTTGAGCGAACGCCTGCGCGGCGTCCGCTCAAACCGGGTGGACGCCTCACATCAGGCGATGGCGGCCGTCACGACGATCTCGACCTTGTAATCGGGATTGGCCAGGCGGGCCTCGACCGTTGCACGCGGAGGCGAATTGCCTGCGGCGACCCAAGCGTCCCAAGCCTTGTTCATGCCGTCGAATTCCTTCATATTGGCCACGAAGATCTGGGCCATCAGGATTTTGCTCTTGTCGGTGCCCGCTTCGGCCAGCAGACGGTCGATGGTCGCCAGCACCTGAGCGGTTTGACCCGTGATGTCCAGCGAGGCATCGTCAGGCACCTGGCCAGCCAGATACGCGACACCGTTGTAAACGGCCATGTCAGAGAGACGCTTTTCAATATTGAAGCGCTTGATGCTGCTCATAAACTTCCCCTTAGAGTGGTTAGCGGCGGAAAAAAAGAAATCAGGCTGGCGCCAGCTCGAAAACCTGACGCAGATAGGCCAGATAGGCCGGATCGTCGCACATGGTTTTCTCGGGCGCGTCGGAAACCTTGGCGACCGGCTGCCCGTTGCAGCGGACCATTTTCATCACGATCTGCAAAGGCTGATGACCCAAATCGTTGGTGAGATTGGTGCCGATACCGAATGAAACCTTGCAGCGGCCGGCAAACTGGCGAGCCAGTTCGATCGCGCGCGGGAAGGTCAGCGCATCGGAGAATACCAGGGTCTTGGTGCGAGGATCGACCCGATTTTTGCGATAGTGCTCCAGCAGGCGCTCTCCCCAGACAAAGGGGTCACCCGAGTCATGGCGCGCGCCATCGAAGAGCTTGCAGAAATACATATCGAAATCGCGCAGAAAGGCGTCGGTGCCATACACATCGGAAAGCGCAATGCCGAGGTCTCCCCGGTACTCTTTGGCCCAGACTTCCAAGGCGAAGACCTGGGAGTCGCGCAGGCGCGGCCCCAGGGCCTGGCAGGCCTGGAGATACTCGTGCCCCATCGTCCCCAACGGCAGCACGTTATGGCGCATGGCGAGCAGCACATTGCTGGTGCCCGCGAAGTGCTGCCCCATCTCTGCCTTCATGGTGGCGACGACCTCTTCATGCCAGCGCTTTGAGAAGCGCCGGCGGGTGCCGTATTCGGCCACGCGGAAATCGGTGAGCGCCGGGTCGTCCAGCACCAGATGCATCTTGGACTGCAAACGCTGGCGGCCCTCTTCCCAGTCGGGATGGGTCTGCACGTTGCGGAAATAGACTTCATTGACGATGGCCAGCACAGGAATCTCGAACAGAATCGTGTGCAACCAGGGGCCTTTCACCGTGATGGATATCTCGCCAGGCTCCCTGCCCTCTTCAATGGCGATGCAACGCTCGGGCAGATGAAACAGGCCCAAAAAATCGACGAAATCGCTCTTGATGAAGCGCAGGCCGCGCAAATAATCGAGCTCTTCGCTAGTGAAGCGCAACTGGCACAGTGCGTGGATTTCCTGGCGGATTTCGTCCAGGTAGGGACGCAAATCGACGCCCTGATTCCGGCATTTATAACGGTACTCGACCTGCGCAGCAGGAAAATGATGCAGCACCACCTGCATCATGGAGAACTTATACAGGTCGGTGTCGAGCAACGAAGTGATAATCATGGTGCTGGCGGATTCATTTTGCGCAAACCATAGCATATCGAGCCGCTTTCCAAGCACTGCCACCCTGCCCGCATCCTGGGTTATCGTGCCTGACAGCCTTGCTCGGGTAAAATCCCGGACAACAAAGCTTACAAGCCATGCCCGATCCCGGAGTTCTTCAGAATGACCCACGTTGTTACCGAAAACTGTATTAAGTGCAAATACACGGACTGCGTCGATGTATGTCCCGTGGACTGTTTTCGGGAAGGTCCGAATTTCCTGGTAATCGACCCGGATGAGTGTATTGATTGCGCCGTGTGCATTCCCGAATGCCCGGCCAATGCGATTTACGCCGAGGAAGACGTGCCGCAAGACCAAATGAAATTCATCGCCCTTAACGCCGAATTGTCGGCTGAATTCGCCAGCATCAGCCGCGCCAAAAAGCCGCTGCCTGACGCCGACGAATGGAACGGCGTGCAAGACAAACTGCAACATCTCGAGCGCTGAAAGGCCTGCCCTGCGGCCTATGACCGATAGCAAATACACCCACCAGACCGTCACGGCTATCCGCAACTGGGTTCCTGGCAAACTGTTTTCCCTGCGGGTCACGCGCGACGAGCAGTTCGCGTTCCAGGCCGGGCAATTTGCCCGTGTGGGCTTGCCGGCCCAGGGCGGCACCGAGCCGTCTATCTGGCGCGCTTACTCGATGGTGTCCGCCCCCGGCGAGTCCGAACTGGAGTTCTACTCCATCGTCATGCCCGGAGGGGAATTCAGCCCCCGCATGGCCGCGCTGCGGCCTGGCGATTCGCTATATATCGAGAAAAAACCCTTCGGCTTTCTGACCCCGGATCGTTTCGAACCGGGCGGCTCGCTCTGGTTGCTCGCTTCGGGCACCGGCCTGTCGGCCTATATGTCCATGTTGCGCGACCCGGCCACGTGGCAGCGCTTTGACCGGATCGCGCTGGTGCATGGCGTGCGCTACGCCGAAGAACTGGCCTACCGCGAAGAAATCGAGCAGCTACACCAGCGTGCTGACCTGGCGCCTTATTTTCAGGCCAGGGCGGACAAGCTGCGCTACCTGCCGATCGCGACAAGGGAATCCCTGCCCGGCCTGCCGCAAGCGCGCCTGACCACACTGCTGGCCGACGGCCAGCTGGAAGCGCTATTGGGCGAAAAACTGGAGCCGGCACTGGTGAAAATCATGCTTTGCGGTAATCCGGGCATGTTGGCCGATGGGCGAAAACTGCTCGCCGAACGCGGTTTCGCGCCGGGCCGTCGCGGGATTCCAGGCAATTTGGCCGTCGAAAACTACTGGTAAGCCCAGACGGCATTCAGAAGGGCGGTGCTTTTTCGCAACAATCCCGCCACGAAACAGGCGAAAAATCAGACTTTATCGAAATACCGTTATAGTCCAGCACCCGATAAAGTCGCCGCCCATCCAGGATTGCCATCCCGATGCTGTACGAATTGCACGAAATGCAAAAGGCGTTCTTGCGGCCTCTGGCCGCATTCACGGACGCCAGTTCGCAACTGTTCTCCAGCCCCTACAGCCCTCTGGCTTACACACCCTTGTCACGGCAGTTGGCTGCCAGCTGTGAACTGATCCACCGCATCGGAAAGGAATATCAGAAACCTGGATGGGGTCTGAACAGCACCCCGATAGACGGCCGCGAAGTCAAGGTGATGGAAACGATCGCACTCGACCGGCCTTTCTGCCGTCTAGTGCATTTCCAGCGCGATCTGCGCGACACGGCTGACCGCAATGACCCGCGCGTGCTGCTAGTGGCCCCCCTGTCGGGCCATCACGCCACCCTGCTGCGCGACACCGTGCGCGCCTTGCTGCCGGCGCATGATGTGTACGTCACTGACTGGGTCGATGCGCGCATGGTTGCCCTCTCGGCCGGCCCCTTCCATCTGAACGATTATGTGCGCTATGTGCAGGACTTCATCCGCCATCTGGGGCCGGACCTGCATGTCATTTCAGTCTGTCAGCCGACGGTGCCCGTGCTGGCGGCCATCTCACTCATGGCTGCCGCAGAAGAGCCGGCACAACCGCGCAGCATGGTCATGATGGGCGGCCCGATCGACCCACGCGAGTCTCCCACTCAGGTGAACAACCTGGCGACCACCAAGCCTTACGCCTGGTTCGAGACCCAGCTCATCCATGCCGTACCACTCAACTACCCTGGCGCCGGCCGCAAGGTCTATCCGGGTTTTCTGCAGCACGCCGGATTCATGGCCATGAATCCGGATCGCCACCTAAAGTCGCATTACGACTTCTATCTGCATCTGCTGCGCGGCGACGATAGCGATGTGGCGGCCCATCGCCGTTTCTACGACGAGTACAACGCGGTGCTGGACATGCCGGCCGAATTCTATCTGGACACCATACGCAGCGTGTTCCAAGAGTTCCGTCTGCCCAGCGGCACGTGGGATATCGATGGTGAGCGTGTCCGTCCCCAAGCCATCCGGAAAACCTCGCTATTGACCGTGGAAGGCGAACTCGATGATATTTCGGGCCAGGGTCAGACCCGCGCCGCCATCAAACTCTGTCGCGGCATCCCGGCCGCGCGTAAGATGCACTACACGGTCCAGGGTGCAGGGCATTACGGTATTTTTTCGGGCCGCCGTTGGCGCGAGCAGGTCTGCCCTAAAATTGCGGAATTCATCCGCCTGTCCTGACACGCCCCGATTTCTCTACGGGCCCGACGTGTTTCAGGGCCCGTTTTCTTTTCTATGCTGCCTTCACTCACCGACCGCATCGACGCCGTACTGCCTCAAACGCAATGCACCAAATGCGGCTATGACGGCTGCCGGCCCTATGCCCAGGCGCTTGCCGACGGCGCGGCAGACATCAACCGCTGCCCTCCTGGCGGCCAGGAGGGCGTCAAAACACTGGCCGCCCTGCTATCGCTGCCCGAGCTGCCGCTCGACCGCGAACGCGGCGAACCCGGGCCGCTGCTGGTGGCGCGCATCGACGAAGCGCATTGCATCGGCTGCACGCTCTGTATCCGGGCCTGTCCGGTGGACGCCATCGCAGGCGCCAATAAACGCATGCACACCGTTCTGGCCGACTTGTGCAGTGGCTGTGATCTGTGCGTAGCGCCCTGTCCGGTGGATTGCATCGACATGGTGCCCGCCGGCCGCGACTGGACTGCCAGCGACGCCAGTGCGGCGCGCCAGCGGCACAGGGAGCGCGCCCTGCGGCTGGCTCGGGAAACGGCCGACAATGCGCGCCTCATGGCCGACGCCAGCGCCGAAGAGACCCTACAGCCCGCCGTCGCCACCCCGACTGCGCCAGAGGCCAGCGAACAAAAGCGCTCCGCCATCGAGGCCGCCCTGGCGCGCGCACGCGCGCGTCGCACCCAACGTCCCTGATACGCCATGAATGCCGCCAAACGCCGCGAGATTTTTGAGCGCCTGCGGGCCGCCAACCCGCATCCGACCACCGAACTGGAATATGAAACCCCCTTCCAGTTGCTGATCGCCGTGCTGCTATCGGCGCAGGCCACGGACAAGTCTGTGAACATCGCGACACGCAAGTTCTTCGCGCAGCATGGCACGCCCGCAGGCATGGTGGCGCTGGGCGAGGCCAGGCTTGCTGAATACATCAAGACGATCGGCCTATTTCGCACCAAGGCCAAAAACGCCATCGCCACCAGCCGCATCATTCTCGAACAACATGGCGCAGAGGTGCCGCGCAGCCGAGAGGCGCTGGAAGCCTTGCCCGGCGTCGGGCGCAAGACGGCCAACGTTGTGCTCAACACGGCCTTCGGCATGCCGACAATGGCCGTGGACACCCATATTTTCCGTGTCTCCAATCGCACCGGGTTGGCGCCCGGAAAAAATGTGCTTGAAGTCGAGCTCAAGTTGGAAAAAGTGGTGCCGTCCGAATTCAAGCTTGATGCCCATCACTGGCTGATCCTGCACGGCCGCTACATTTGCGTGGCGCGCACGCCGAAATGTCCGCAATGCGGCATCGCGGACTTGTGCGAATTCAAATCCAAGACGGCCGCTTGACGAGGCGCTCCTGAGCGGCCGCCAGGGTCGTGCTCCGGTCTGATTACCGCGGCGCGATCTGTGTGGCGCCCCCCGCCAAGCGCCCTGGCAGCGCGCCATTGTCACCCTGTTGACAATCCTGCATGGCGCAGCGCAAAACCTATGAGAAACCCCCATGGAATTGGCAGGGAGAGCTATCGCATACTCGCCGCAACCCTTTCAAAAAAAGCCAACGCGGGTGCAGCGTCATGGACGATACGATCCTGGAGACAAAAGGACTGACGAAGGAGTTTCGCGGCTTTGTCGCGGTCAACAACGTCAACCTGCGCATTAAGCGTGGACACATACACGCGCTCATCGGCCCGAACGGGGCCGGGAAGACGACCTGCTTCAATCTGCTGACAAAATTCTTGTCGCCCACATCGGGCAGCATTTACTTCAACGGGCATGACATCACGCGTGAACGCCCGGCTCAGATCGCGCGTAGAGGCGTCATCCGCTCATTCCAGATTTCCGCTGTTTTCCCGCATCTAACCGTGCTGGAAAACGTGCGCCTGGGCCTGCAGCGCCGCACAGGCCTGTCTTATCAATTCTGGCGCAGCGAGGCCGGACTCGCGCATCTGAACGCGCCGGCGCGGGCATTGCTCGAAGAGGTTGACCTAGGCGGCTTTGCCAACGAAATGACAATCAACCTGCCCTATGGCCGCAAGCGCGCGCTGGAGATCGCCACTACGCTCGCCATGGAGCCCGAGCTGATGCTGCTCGATGAGCCCACGCAAGGCATGGGCCATGAGGATGTCGATCGCGTCACGCAACTCATCAAGCGCGTGAGCGCCGGCCGCACCATCCTCATGGTCGAACACAATATGAACGTCGTGCCGAGCATCGCAAACACCATCACGGTGCTGGCTCGCGGCGCAGTGCTGGCTGAAGGCCCTTATGCCGAGGTTTCCCGTCATCCGGCCGTCATGCAAGCCTATATGGGCACCGCGACAGGCGAACTGCAAGGAGCCCACGCATGACCGCACCCGCGCTTGAAATCACAGATTTGCAAGCTTGGTATGGCGAATCGCACATCCTGCACGGCGTCAATCTACGCATCGCCAAAGGAGAAGTCGTCACACTGCTGGGACGCAATGGCGCGGGCCGCACAACGACGCTGCGCGCCGTGCTGGGCCTGACCGGATCGCGCTCGGGCTCTGTGCGTATTCACGGCACTGAAGCCATCGATCTGCCCACGTACAAAATCGCCCATCTGGGCGTGGGGTATTGCCCCGAAGAACGAGGCATCTTCGCCAGCCTGTCGTGCGAAGAAAACCTGCTGCTGCCCCCTCCGGTGGGCGGGGCACTGGGCGGCGGCATGTCGCTGGCGGAAATCTACGAGATGTTCCCCAATCTGCATGAGCGCCGCCATTCGCCGGGCACCCGACTTTCCGGCGGAGAGCAGCAGATGCTGGCCGTGGCGCGCATTCTGCGCACCGGCGCCAATCTGCTGCTCTTGGACGAGATTTCCGAAGGTCTGGCCCCGGTGATCGTCCAAGCGCTGGCACGCATGATCACCGCCTTGAAGGCACGCGGCTACACCATCGTGATGGTGGAACAGAACTTTCGTTTCGCTGCCCCGCTGGCGGACCGCTTCTATGTCATGGAGCATGGCCAGATCGTCGAGCACTTCGGTGCGGCGGAACTCCCCGAGAAACAGGACACGCTCAACGACCTGCTGGGCGTCTGAAAAAACCTGTCAATTGCCGGCCTGCCGGCGCCCCCAAAAGGAAAGATAGGAGTCATCCCATGAAGTTGCGCATCATCACTGCAGC includes:
- the trpB gene encoding tryptophan synthase subunit beta, producing the protein MKPYDLPDEKGHFGPYGGVFVAETLMHALSELRTAYDKYRVDPTFIEEFNYELRHFVGRPSPVYHAARWSKKLGGAQIWFKREDLNHTGAHKINNCIGQALLARRMGKPRVIAETGAGQHGVASATVAARYGMECVVYMGSEDVRRQASNVYRMKLLGAKVVPVESGSRTLKDALNEAMRDWVTNIENTFYIIGTVAGPDPYPRMVRDFQTVIGKECLVQMPADAGRQPDYVVAAVGGGSNALGIFHPYIPHEDVQLIGVEAAGEGMETGRHAASLAAGQVGVLHGNRTYVMQNADGQVQETHSVSAGLDYPGVGPEHAWLKDSGRASYVGITDDEALAAFHDCCRIEGIMPALESSHAIAQAVKMAPTLPRDKIILVNLSGRGDKDMHTVAERAGLEL
- the argE gene encoding acetylornithine deacetylase, which encodes MNARAWLETLVGFDTTSRNSNLALIETCRDWLGQQGVQAWLVHSPERNKANLFATLPAADGNTQGGIVLSGHTDVVPVDGQDWATDPFKLYEADGRLYGRGSCDMKGFIAASLALVPEYLAMPRTKPIHLAFSYDEEVGCAGAPYLIADLHDRGIRPEGCVVGEPTGMQVVVAHKGINLFRCRVHGKAAHSSLTPRGCNAIEYAARLICHIRDLADGFKANGPYDQFYDVPFSTMTTNQIHGGIAVNTIPELCEFSYEFRNLPGMPAEQIQAQVEAYVQQTLLPRMQAEFGDARIEIEKGAYAPGLEASEEAAITQLVRALTADRQTRKVAYGTEAGLFQGMGIPTVVCGPGHIEQAHKPNEYVALDQLADCENFLRRLGQAL
- a CDS encoding RelA/SpoT family protein; the protein is MSASDTSTLTEPFDMAWRQAAGAGLDEAGMDLLVQAAAWALPRFDGQNAITGEPLTHHAACVVRILANLHTDAATRAAALLATLPADLSASPLRNDPLTKVFGAEVVRLVQGARALLRLGVVARQAADTAAVTGSQKEMQRKMLLAMAADLRIVLMRLASRLQSLRWHAETKTPCNPAFARETLDLYTPLANRLGIWQIKWEMEDLSFRFLEPDRYKEIARLLEEKRVEREAFITDTIARIQAVLARAGIKGEVSGRPKHIYSIWNKTRIKGLDFSKLYDLRALRVIVDDVRDCYSALALVHELWTPIPEEFDDYISRPKPNGYRSLHTVVMDEEGRAFEVQIRTREMHQFAEYGMAAHWRYKEAGAKGGQVAASSDYDRQLAWMRQLLAWNSDVEAANEDGVHTPREVPEHQGDDRIYVLTPQARVIELPQDATPVDFAYHLHTDLGHRCRGARVDGQMVPLQTRLSTGQTVEIIAAKSGGPSRDWLNPQLGYLASPRARAKVRMWFNAIELQQRITQGQALVEKELQRLGKTAINLEQLAQSLGFAKADDLYVAAAKEEFSLRQIDSVFQQPVAAPEPPSLLTHARSADSAEKTGKSGVLVVGVGSLLTQLARCCRPAPPDDIQGFVTRGRGVSIHRADCHSFKALAEREPERVIAVDWGDTSDSYYPVDISVRAHDRPGLLRDLSEVFARLRLNVVGVNTQSKQSLAHMVFTVEVRGASSLQKALDALREVAGVSAASRR
- a CDS encoding M90 family metallopeptidase, yielding MFRWLTGRGASQAEVQEMQARIPEPLWRDVLAAHPFFDALDAADLEALRARAAWLLASKQINAAGCLELNDFMRLSICAQAALPILKLSPQLYAGWDEIIVYPSGFTIPQVMQDEDGVVHEYLEEAAGQAWDGGPVILSWDDAADAQEAFNVVIHEFAHKLDLRAGSADGMPDLGPGLSPRQWQQTLQDSLAHFRRALDEIEAAIPPDIDPESPDADTWYGQLPLDPYAATDEAEFFAVSSEHFFTAPWPLAEAMPDWYALLRAYYQQDPLARLS
- a CDS encoding flavodoxin family protein; the encoded protein is MKELLIVWHSRTGAARLLAQALESGALQAAAEGGHSDDFRVRRLPAHEAQGQDVLAADGLIFCAPENLGSLSGEMKDFFDRCYYAVDTHLAGRPYGAVISAGTDGEGAARQIERICTRWRLNRIAPTLVVRNGAQTPEAILAPKQLDGPTAAQAQNLGGLLAATLLLGALPA